TCCTATACGATTCTTGGTTAGAATAGCAGCTACATCACGCGCAGTCTTATTGGAATACGCAGCAATTGTCCAGGGCTCCCTAAAAGACATTATCTCACTTACGCTACTCATACTATTGAAATAGCATGTATCAACTTCGTATAAAAACTATCAACCTACTAAATGGCTATTATTGTAGTAAAACAAGCAACCTATATGTACGGAAAACATCAATACAGGTTCACTTTTTAACAATAATACCGTCACAATAAATAATAATCTAATTTCATTAGGATTCTGTAGTGAATTTTCTAGAACTAGCTGAAACCTTTGCAATGATGGAGAAAACCACGAGTAGGTTGGAACTTACTGATCATCTAGTATCAATATTAAAAAAAACACCTACTGATATAATCGATAAATTAGTTTATTTAATTCAAGGAAAACTAGGACCAGATTATGAATCGAGTGATCTGGGAATTGCGGATAAACTAATAATCAAATCTCTGTCACTTGTAAGTGGTCATTCACCTGCCTACATTCAAAATAAATATTCTGATATAGGAGATTTGGGAGAAGTCGCTTACAATATCTTAACGAACAAAATACAAACCACATTAATTCATCAACTACTAACTATCGAATACCTATTCGAAACATTACTAAAGATTGCCAATACATCTGGGACAGGTTCTTTGGACGTTAAACTCAGGTTCATCGTGAGTTTGTTGAACAACTCCTCCAATCTTGAAGCCAAATTTATAGTCAAATTGATCCTGGGAAATTTGAGACTGGGTATAGCTAACTTTACTCTACTTGATGCAATATCTCTAACCTTCACCGGAGAGAAGAAAAACAGACGAATTTTAGAAAGGGCCTATAACGTTTCTAGTGATTTAGGAAAGATTGCATTAATACTATCCAAAGGGTCAATTGAGGATATCCAGTCGATCTCGATTTCTTTATTTATTCCCATTCGACCAATGCTTGCTGAAAGAGTATCAAATCCATCGGAGGCTCTGGAAAAAATTAATGGCGATGCATTGGCAGAATTTAAGATCGATGGTGAAAGAATTCAAATACATAAAAAAGGAAAAAAGATAGAACTATTCACAAGGAGCCTAGAAAATGTAACCTCAAATTTTCCTGATATCCTATCGGCGTTGGATGAAATTGAGACC
This Candidatus Nitrosocosmicus oleophilus DNA region includes the following protein-coding sequences:
- a CDS encoding ATP-dependent DNA ligase, producing MNFLELAETFAMMEKTTSRLELTDHLVSILKKTPTDIIDKLVYLIQGKLGPDYESSDLGIADKLIIKSLSLVSGHSPAYIQNKYSDIGDLGEVAYNILTNKIQTTLIHQLLTIEYLFETLLKIANTSGTGSLDVKLRFIVSLLNNSSNLEAKFIVKLILGNLRLGIANFTLLDAISLTFTGEKKNRRILERAYNVSSDLGKIALILSKGSIEDIQSISISLFIPIRPMLAERVSNPSEALEKINGDALAEFKIDGERIQIHKKGKKIELFTRSLENVTSNFPDILSALDEIETKDLIAEGEVVAIDPATKKYLPFQALMRRRRKYNIQQITLDYPVILNLFDLLYYNGLDKTHVPLSERRRLLEEIFSTQKTGDKIILIDQIKVSRIDEIENYTEKALKNGCEGIMVKNPNSQYRAGAREWAWMKLKKEYSGEVTDSVDLVIVGALHGKGRRVGKYGALLLATYDAERDVFCTICKVGTGFTDNVLIDITDKLNMHVIKHKHSRVESGNTKMDTWFEPKIVLEILSPEITLSPVYTTAINRIKSGYGLALRFPKFTGKIREDKSAEDATTVKDIFEIYRSQLK